Proteins co-encoded in one Nicotiana sylvestris chromosome 7, ASM39365v2, whole genome shotgun sequence genomic window:
- the LOC104217786 gene encoding wound-induced protein 1 — protein MAPSISIDSNTNMNSETENKNKVIVKTLYKALACTCGDSKNVLGSNICSSIADDLEWWFHGPQNCHYMMKMLTGELSNQNCFKFEPRSVDAIDDDRVIVEGWEGAKTYWVHVWTLKDGVITQFREYFNTWLTVTELRPTEWVRSSTTLWQSHPRDLAKRSLPGLMLAI, from the coding sequence ATGGCTCCTTCCATTTCCATTGATTCCAATACAAACATGAATTCAGAAACAGAAAACAAGAACAAGGTCATAGTGAAAACTCTGTACAAGGCATTAGCTTGTACATGTGGTGACAGTAAAAACGTACTGGGGTCTAATATTTGCTCATCTATTGCCGATGATTTAGAATGGTGGTTTCATGGACCACAGAATTGTCATTATATGATGAAAATGCTCACTGGAGAATTGTCAAATCAGAATTGTTTCAAGTTTGAGCCAAGAAGTGTTGATGCAATTGATGATGATCGTGTGATTGTTGAAGGATGGGAAGGTGCAAAGACTTATTGGGTACATGTTTGGACATTGAAAGATGGTGTTATTACTCAGTTTAGGGAGTATTTCAATACTTGGCTTACTGTGACTGAATTGAGGCCTACGGAATGGGTAAGATCCTCCACCACGCTGTGGCAGAGCCACCCTCGAGACCTCGCGAAACGGTCATTACCGGGGCTTATGCTAGCCATTTGA